One Loxodonta africana isolate mLoxAfr1 chromosome 4, mLoxAfr1.hap2, whole genome shotgun sequence genomic region harbors:
- the LMF2 gene encoding lipase maturation factor 2 isoform X2, which yields MAASRLPRQLFLQGVAAVFMFAFASFYKQIPGLYGAEGILPARRMLRPQGKGRWQQLWEMPTLLWEVPRLGLDTAQGLELLSLLGTLLAVGAVLLRPLRHRLTYLLLWAAYLSACQVGQVFLYFQWDSLLLETGFLAVLVAPLRQPPVRKQDSQGRLTGAAPHEDLPFWLVRWLLFRLMFASGVVKLTSRCPAWWGLTALTYHYETQCLPTPAAWFAHHLPVWLHRLSVAATFLIEIAVPPLFFSPLRRLRLAAFYSQVLLQVLIIITGNYNFFNLLTLVLCTALLDDKHLGVERDRSRRKKMPASWPRALLTMLALLLELAVYGLLAYGTAHYFSLEVDWEQRTIHSRTNFTFHQFSQWLKTVTLPTMWLGGASLAWELLAALWRWTQVRGWLWKLWSAVQLSVFGTATVALFTVSLVPYSYMEPGTHGRLWTGAHRLFGAVEHLQLANSYGLFRQMTGLGGRPEVVLEGSYDGNHWTEIEFMYKPGNMSRPPPIVAPHQPRLDWQMWFAALGPHTHSPWFTGLVLRLLQGQDPVIRLIQDDLTRYPFHKQPPTYIRAQRYKYWFSQPGEQGRWWRRQWVEQFFPPVALGDPTLDTLLTQFGLQEPTATPQHQQLSAPGPALGADPAIFRGGPRPALGPPCGHRGHQGGPGPAICPLPTHRQGGETQDSLQEGARSCQ from the exons ATGGCGGCCTCCAGGCTCCCGCGGCAGCTCTTCCTCCAGGGCGTGGCCGCCGTCTTCATGTTCGCCTTTGCTTCCTTCTACAAGCAGATCCCGG GCCTATATGGTGCTGAGGGCATCCTGCCGGCTCGGAGGATGCTGCGGCCACAGGGCAAGGGGCGCTGGCAGCAGCTGTGGGAGATGCCGACGCTCCTGTGGGAGGTGCCAAGGCTGGGGCTGGACACTGCCCAGGGCCTGGAGCTGCTGAGCCTGCTGGGCACGCTGCTGGCTGTGGGCGCTGTGCTGCTCCGCCCACTGCGCCACCGCCTCACCTACCTGCTGCTCTGGGCTGCCTATCTGTCGGCCTGCCAG GTGGGCCAGGTGTTCCTCTATTTCCAGTG GGATTCCCTGCTTCTGGAGACTGGCTTCCTGGCTGTGCTGGTGGCCCCGCTGAGGCAGCCCCCGGTTCGCAAGCAGGACTCCCAGGGCAGGCTGACGGGAGCTGCGCCCCACGAAGACCTCCCCTTCTGGCTAGTGCGCTGGCTGCTGTTCCGGCTCATGTTCGCTTCGGGTGTGGTCAAGCTGACCAGCCGCTGCCCCGCGTGGTGGGGGCTCACCG CCCTCACATACCACTACGAGACACAGTGCCTGCCCACACCCGCTGCCTGGTTcgcccaccacctgcctgtctgGCTGCACAGGCTCAGCGTGGCAGCTACCTTCCTCATCGAGATTGCGGTGCCACCTCTGTTCTTCTCCCCACTCCGCCGCCTGCGCTTGGCAGCCTTCTActcccag GTCCTGCTGCAAGTCTTGATCATCATCACAGGCAACTACAACTTCTTCAACCTGCTCACCCTGGTGCTCTGCACTGCCTTGCTGGATGACAAGCATCTAGGTGTTGAGCGGGACCGCAGCCGCCGCAAAAAGATGCCTGCCT CCTGGCCCAGGGCCCTTCTGACCATGCTGGCCCTGCTGCTGGAGCTGGCTGTCTACGGGCTGCTGGCCTATGGCACTGCTCACTACTTCAGCCTGGAAGTGGACTGGGAACAACGTACCATCCACTCTAGAACCA ACTTCACTTTTCACCAGTTCTCCCAGTGGCTGAAGACAGTGACCCTGCCCACCATGTGGCTTGGTGGGGCCTCCCTTGCCTGGGAGCTGCTGGCTGCACTCTGGAG GTGGACACAGGTGCGCGGGTGGCTGTGGAAGCTCTGGTCTGCGGTCCAGCTGTCCGTCTTTGGCACGGCCACAGTGGCCTTATTCACTGTCAGCCTG GTACCCTACTCCTACATGGAGCCGGGCACCCATGGGCGCCTCTGGACCGGGGCCCATCGCCTCTTTGGCGCCGTGGAGCACCTACAGCTGGCCAACTCCTATGGCCTCTTCCGCCAGATGACCGGTCTGGGTGGGCGGCCCGAGGTAGTACTGGAGGGCAGCTACGATGGAAACCACTGGACA GAAATTGAGTTTATGTACAAGCCTGGGAACATGAGCCGGCCTCCGCCCATCGTGGCACCTCACCAGCCACGCCTCGACTGGCAGATGTGGTTTGCGGCACTGgggccacacacacacagcccctgGTTCACTGGCCTGGTCCTCCGACTGCTGCAGGGCCAGGACCCTG TGATCCGCCTGATACAGGATGATCTCACCAGGTACCCCTTCCACAAACAGCCGCCCACCTACATTCGCGCCCAGCGCTACAAGTATTGGTTCTCACAGCCTGGGGAACAGGG CCGGTGGTGGCGCCGCCAGTGGGTAGAGCAGTTCTTCCCGCCCGTGGCGCTGGGGGACCCCACGCTGGACACACTCCTCACACAGTTTGGGCTTCAG GAGCCCACCGCGACCCCGCAGCACCAGCAGCTCTCTGCCCCAGGCCCTGCACTGGGTGCGGACCCAGCTATCTTCCGTGGGGGCCCCCGCCCTGCTCTGGGGCCTCCTTGTGGCCATAGGGGCCATCAGGGTGGTCCAGGGCCTGCTATCTGCCCACTCCCCACCCACCGGCAGGGAGGAGAAACACAGGACAGCCTCCAAGAAGGAGCCAGGAGCTGCCAGTGA
- the LMF2 gene encoding lipase maturation factor 2 isoform X1: MAASRLPRQLFLQGVAAVFMFAFASFYKQIPGLYGAEGILPARRMLRPQGKGRWQQLWEMPTLLWEVPRLGLDTAQGLELLSLLGTLLAVGAVLLRPLRHRLTYLLLWAAYLSACQVGQVFLYFQWDSLLLETGFLAVLVAPLRQPPVRKQDSQGRLTGAAPHEDLPFWLVRWLLFRLMFASGVVKLTSRCPAWWGLTALTYHYETQCLPTPAAWFAHHLPVWLHRLSVAATFLIEIAVPPLFFSPLRRLRLAAFYSQVLLQVLIIITGNYNFFNLLTLVLCTALLDDKHLGVERDRSRRKKMPASWPRALLTMLALLLELAVYGLLAYGTAHYFSLEVDWEQRTIHSRTNFTFHQFSQWLKTVTLPTMWLGGASLAWELLAALWRWTQVRGWLWKLWSAVQLSVFGTATVALFTVSLVPYSYMEPGTHGRLWTGAHRLFGAVEHLQLANSYGLFRQMTGLGGRPEVVLEGSYDGNHWTEIEFMYKPGNMSRPPPIVAPHQPRLDWQMWFAALGPHTHSPWFTGLVLRLLQGQDPVIRLIQDDLTRYPFHKQPPTYIRAQRYKYWFSQPGEQGRWWRRQWVEQFFPPVALGDPTLDTLLTQFGLQDRSPPRPRSTSSSLPQALHWVRTQLSSVGAPALLWGLLVAIGAIRVVQGLLSAHSPPTGREEKHRTASKKEPGAASEQANPTPDSCSSGARTPRRKK, encoded by the exons ATGGCGGCCTCCAGGCTCCCGCGGCAGCTCTTCCTCCAGGGCGTGGCCGCCGTCTTCATGTTCGCCTTTGCTTCCTTCTACAAGCAGATCCCGG GCCTATATGGTGCTGAGGGCATCCTGCCGGCTCGGAGGATGCTGCGGCCACAGGGCAAGGGGCGCTGGCAGCAGCTGTGGGAGATGCCGACGCTCCTGTGGGAGGTGCCAAGGCTGGGGCTGGACACTGCCCAGGGCCTGGAGCTGCTGAGCCTGCTGGGCACGCTGCTGGCTGTGGGCGCTGTGCTGCTCCGCCCACTGCGCCACCGCCTCACCTACCTGCTGCTCTGGGCTGCCTATCTGTCGGCCTGCCAG GTGGGCCAGGTGTTCCTCTATTTCCAGTG GGATTCCCTGCTTCTGGAGACTGGCTTCCTGGCTGTGCTGGTGGCCCCGCTGAGGCAGCCCCCGGTTCGCAAGCAGGACTCCCAGGGCAGGCTGACGGGAGCTGCGCCCCACGAAGACCTCCCCTTCTGGCTAGTGCGCTGGCTGCTGTTCCGGCTCATGTTCGCTTCGGGTGTGGTCAAGCTGACCAGCCGCTGCCCCGCGTGGTGGGGGCTCACCG CCCTCACATACCACTACGAGACACAGTGCCTGCCCACACCCGCTGCCTGGTTcgcccaccacctgcctgtctgGCTGCACAGGCTCAGCGTGGCAGCTACCTTCCTCATCGAGATTGCGGTGCCACCTCTGTTCTTCTCCCCACTCCGCCGCCTGCGCTTGGCAGCCTTCTActcccag GTCCTGCTGCAAGTCTTGATCATCATCACAGGCAACTACAACTTCTTCAACCTGCTCACCCTGGTGCTCTGCACTGCCTTGCTGGATGACAAGCATCTAGGTGTTGAGCGGGACCGCAGCCGCCGCAAAAAGATGCCTGCCT CCTGGCCCAGGGCCCTTCTGACCATGCTGGCCCTGCTGCTGGAGCTGGCTGTCTACGGGCTGCTGGCCTATGGCACTGCTCACTACTTCAGCCTGGAAGTGGACTGGGAACAACGTACCATCCACTCTAGAACCA ACTTCACTTTTCACCAGTTCTCCCAGTGGCTGAAGACAGTGACCCTGCCCACCATGTGGCTTGGTGGGGCCTCCCTTGCCTGGGAGCTGCTGGCTGCACTCTGGAG GTGGACACAGGTGCGCGGGTGGCTGTGGAAGCTCTGGTCTGCGGTCCAGCTGTCCGTCTTTGGCACGGCCACAGTGGCCTTATTCACTGTCAGCCTG GTACCCTACTCCTACATGGAGCCGGGCACCCATGGGCGCCTCTGGACCGGGGCCCATCGCCTCTTTGGCGCCGTGGAGCACCTACAGCTGGCCAACTCCTATGGCCTCTTCCGCCAGATGACCGGTCTGGGTGGGCGGCCCGAGGTAGTACTGGAGGGCAGCTACGATGGAAACCACTGGACA GAAATTGAGTTTATGTACAAGCCTGGGAACATGAGCCGGCCTCCGCCCATCGTGGCACCTCACCAGCCACGCCTCGACTGGCAGATGTGGTTTGCGGCACTGgggccacacacacacagcccctgGTTCACTGGCCTGGTCCTCCGACTGCTGCAGGGCCAGGACCCTG TGATCCGCCTGATACAGGATGATCTCACCAGGTACCCCTTCCACAAACAGCCGCCCACCTACATTCGCGCCCAGCGCTACAAGTATTGGTTCTCACAGCCTGGGGAACAGGG CCGGTGGTGGCGCCGCCAGTGGGTAGAGCAGTTCTTCCCGCCCGTGGCGCTGGGGGACCCCACGCTGGACACACTCCTCACACAGTTTGGGCTTCAG GATAGGAGCCCACCGCGACCCCGCAGCACCAGCAGCTCTCTGCCCCAGGCCCTGCACTGGGTGCGGACCCAGCTATCTTCCGTGGGGGCCCCCGCCCTGCTCTGGGGCCTCCTTGTGGCCATAGGGGCCATCAGGGTGGTCCAGGGCCTGCTATCTGCCCACTCCCCACCCACCGGCAGGGAGGAGAAACACAGGACAGCCTCCAAGAAGGAGCCAGGAGCTGCCAGTGAACAGGCCAACCCCACCCCTGACAGCTGCAGCAGCGGGGCACGGACCCCCCGGCGAAAGAAGTAG